One genomic window of Mycolicibacterium neoaurum includes the following:
- a CDS encoding TnsA-like heteromeric transposase endonuclease subunit: MPTHGRAAAQIRNSELIDYRPAEGEPVAQIPVDELWSVQFEKCAPVRKASTYKGQKNFTGEWWCSATESHISFESWVERDFLIAADFDPDIIGISVQPFAFRFVSAAGKQRRHTPDVFLRTRSGDGVVVDVRPDRLVDGDAREAFESTIALCMRTGWTYRRVGDQPPIRAANLRWLAGYRNPRNRRQDVVTNLTSLLAHNPKTIGAAALAAGEPILVLPTLYHLLWTHEIDVDVDSAPIGEHTLIRLATR, translated from the coding sequence GTGCCCACCCATGGGCGCGCGGCGGCGCAGATTCGAAACAGCGAGCTGATTGACTATCGGCCCGCTGAGGGTGAACCTGTCGCTCAAATTCCGGTCGACGAGCTGTGGTCGGTACAGTTCGAGAAATGTGCGCCGGTCCGCAAAGCCTCGACGTACAAGGGTCAGAAGAACTTCACCGGCGAGTGGTGGTGCTCGGCCACAGAGTCGCACATCTCATTCGAATCGTGGGTTGAACGTGATTTTCTGATCGCGGCCGACTTCGATCCAGATATCATTGGAATATCAGTACAGCCCTTCGCTTTTCGCTTCGTTTCGGCCGCAGGCAAACAGCGGCGGCACACACCTGATGTGTTCCTCCGAACGAGATCCGGCGACGGCGTCGTCGTGGATGTTCGACCAGACCGACTCGTGGACGGTGACGCACGCGAGGCATTCGAATCGACCATTGCGCTGTGCATGCGTACTGGGTGGACCTACCGCCGTGTTGGAGATCAGCCTCCGATCCGAGCCGCGAACTTGCGTTGGCTCGCCGGCTACCGGAACCCGCGAAATCGACGGCAGGACGTCGTTACCAACCTGACCTCGCTACTGGCCCACAACCCGAAGACAATCGGCGCAGCCGCCCTCGCGGCGGGCGAACCGATATTGGTACTACCCACTCTCTATCACCTGCTCTGGACACACGAGATCGACGTCGATGTCGACTCGGCGCCGATCGGTGAACATACGCTGATCCGGTTGGCCACACGATGA
- a CDS encoding Mu transposase C-terminal domain-containing protein, translated as MTAEPAKIAIGDFCRYDGKFCELVAIDGMIAKLRREDGQLAAVKIADLFADSSFDVLSPSVRRRPIPPDYFSALPRRVQERVLWLEHHISEVVDGIPVGSPPQTTPRNGYDIRSTALGQRERNKCSELDAAGTPLGLKYLQELRRRYERSGVAGLVDGRLHRRRSPTRRVDSRYVGVLLEVLNENELQSTRTEIALKWHVDRRVVDKFGDGVKLPSHSTFHRLMKQLPQARHATGSARTRQTKCHQPEGVFGKVVASRPGEWMQIDTTPFDVGIRLDESVRGRVELTGLVDAATRTIVAAVLRPTTKAVDASLLVAKSMTPEPMRPGWIDAVRMSNSVLPYHAMRPVDDRLEHAAARPVIVPENIVYDNGAVYLSSTFRSACRSLGISMQPAHKDEPTDKPIVERTLGSVKTLFAQYVTGYLGSSVENRGKNAEQNAVFSLQELQDLLDEWIVVAWQNRPHDGLRDPLNPQRKLTPNEKYASMLAVSGYIPAPLTSDQYIALLPSLYRTVTAAGITIDYRTYDSDDLDAARGEISGVPGKGTQWQVHYDPYDVSRIWVRNHHGEGFLMACWTQLHTAPQPFGSSLWEHARQLETSRGERRTSQEAITAAVEDLLGRASVAPEPPTRRRRTAKDRRAIARTRAAAALPPTVPPAANQPTAQLCPEEDDDIADVIPLPVFDAEKESDTW; from the coding sequence ATGACTGCTGAGCCCGCCAAAATCGCCATCGGCGACTTTTGTCGCTACGACGGCAAGTTCTGCGAGCTGGTGGCGATCGACGGAATGATAGCGAAGCTACGTCGCGAGGACGGTCAGCTGGCAGCAGTCAAGATTGCGGACTTGTTCGCGGACAGTTCATTCGACGTCCTATCCCCCAGCGTTCGTCGCCGCCCAATCCCACCCGACTACTTCTCCGCGCTGCCGAGGCGGGTCCAGGAGCGCGTCCTCTGGCTCGAGCACCACATCTCCGAAGTGGTCGACGGGATACCAGTCGGCTCACCGCCGCAGACCACTCCGCGCAACGGATACGACATTCGATCGACAGCACTCGGCCAGCGAGAACGCAACAAATGCTCCGAACTTGATGCCGCTGGAACCCCATTGGGCCTGAAGTACCTTCAAGAACTCCGTCGTCGTTACGAACGATCCGGCGTTGCCGGGCTGGTTGACGGCCGTCTTCACCGCAGGCGCTCGCCAACCCGGCGGGTCGATAGTCGCTACGTGGGCGTGCTGTTGGAGGTGCTGAACGAGAACGAACTGCAGTCGACGCGCACAGAGATCGCCTTGAAATGGCATGTGGACCGGCGCGTGGTCGATAAGTTCGGCGACGGAGTGAAACTACCTTCTCACAGCACGTTTCATCGGCTGATGAAGCAGCTCCCCCAGGCGCGGCACGCAACTGGATCCGCTCGAACCCGGCAGACGAAGTGCCATCAGCCGGAGGGCGTGTTCGGTAAGGTCGTCGCGAGCCGTCCCGGTGAGTGGATGCAGATCGACACCACGCCGTTCGATGTCGGCATCCGGCTCGATGAGTCGGTGAGGGGCAGGGTGGAGCTGACGGGCCTCGTCGACGCTGCGACGCGCACAATCGTTGCGGCGGTTCTCCGACCTACAACGAAGGCAGTAGACGCATCCCTTCTTGTCGCGAAATCGATGACGCCGGAACCGATGCGGCCAGGGTGGATCGATGCCGTCCGAATGTCGAACTCGGTCCTGCCCTACCACGCAATGCGGCCTGTCGATGACAGACTTGAGCACGCTGCTGCCCGCCCCGTCATCGTTCCCGAGAACATCGTGTACGACAATGGCGCCGTCTATCTGTCGAGCACTTTCCGCTCTGCATGCCGATCGCTCGGGATCAGCATGCAGCCAGCACACAAGGATGAGCCCACCGATAAGCCGATCGTGGAACGCACCCTGGGATCGGTCAAAACCCTTTTCGCACAATACGTCACAGGCTACCTCGGATCCTCGGTCGAGAACCGAGGGAAGAACGCCGAGCAGAATGCAGTTTTCTCGCTGCAAGAGCTTCAGGATCTGCTGGACGAATGGATCGTCGTCGCCTGGCAGAACAGACCCCACGATGGACTGCGGGACCCCTTGAACCCGCAACGAAAGCTGACCCCGAACGAGAAGTACGCGTCCATGCTCGCCGTCAGCGGATACATCCCCGCGCCATTGACCTCCGACCAATACATCGCACTCCTACCCAGCCTGTACCGGACGGTGACAGCCGCGGGCATCACCATCGACTACCGGACCTACGACAGCGACGACTTGGACGCTGCGCGGGGTGAGATCTCCGGGGTACCCGGCAAGGGCACGCAGTGGCAGGTCCACTACGACCCCTACGACGTCAGTCGCATCTGGGTTCGCAACCACCACGGCGAGGGTTTCCTGATGGCCTGCTGGACGCAGCTCCACACCGCACCGCAGCCGTTTGGGTCGTCACTGTGGGAGCATGCACGTCAACTCGAGACAAGTCGAGGAGAGCGACGAACCTCGCAAGAGGCGATCACGGCCGCAGTCGAGGACCTCTTGGGACGTGCGTCCGTGGCACCCGAGCCGCCGACTCGGCGTCGCCGCACCGCAAAGGACCGCCGGGCCATCGCCCGGACGCGGGCGGCGGCGGCACTACCACCCACAGTGCCGCCAGCAGCGAACCAGCCTACGGCTCAGTTGTGCCCGGAGGAAGACGACGATATCGCCGACGTCATCCCACTACCCGTATTCGACGCCGAGAAGGAATCCGACACATGGTGA
- a CDS encoding ATP-binding protein, whose amino-acid sequence MTVDEQAAEPDLDPRQLPSVTLDGWRRFVDAKPAVFDLPDHDYYSTLTGAEKLAFDDRRMAYHSELVIIETSTVRHITRQGRLLTLLNQRECGARRSMIVSGPWASGKTTTIKLLGKIHEQNVRRRYPGQDRIPVVYITTPPKGSPRKLASEFANFLGLPTRQRHNTTDIADAVCHVLTEARTELVIVDEIHNLNLASAAGEDMSDHLKYFSEHMPATFVYAGINVERSGLFTGVRGRQISGRSVLIKTGNFPFNDEWKSLVASMESALRLYRHREGTLTRNSKYLHQRTGGSISSLSHLIRVSAITAILSGDDAITREALDAAIIDHAAESATSHPIAPKAG is encoded by the coding sequence ATGACTGTCGATGAGCAGGCGGCCGAGCCCGACCTCGACCCCCGTCAGCTGCCGTCAGTAACGCTTGATGGTTGGCGCAGATTCGTCGATGCCAAACCCGCAGTATTTGACCTACCCGATCACGATTACTACAGCACGCTCACCGGTGCGGAGAAGCTCGCCTTCGATGACCGACGCATGGCCTACCATTCGGAGTTGGTCATCATCGAGACTTCAACGGTCCGCCACATCACCCGCCAGGGCCGGCTGCTGACTCTGCTCAATCAACGTGAATGCGGCGCCCGCCGATCCATGATCGTGTCAGGGCCGTGGGCGAGTGGGAAGACCACCACCATCAAGTTGCTCGGAAAGATCCACGAGCAGAACGTACGCCGCCGGTACCCCGGCCAGGACCGGATACCTGTTGTCTACATCACGACACCGCCGAAAGGCTCGCCCCGCAAGCTCGCTTCAGAGTTCGCCAACTTCCTCGGACTTCCTACGCGGCAACGTCACAACACCACAGACATCGCCGATGCCGTGTGCCACGTGCTCACCGAGGCCCGGACCGAGCTCGTCATTGTCGACGAGATCCACAACCTGAACCTTGCCAGTGCCGCCGGCGAGGACATGTCCGATCATCTGAAGTACTTCAGCGAGCACATGCCCGCCACATTCGTCTACGCGGGCATCAACGTGGAGCGCTCCGGGCTGTTCACCGGAGTCCGCGGCCGGCAAATCTCGGGTCGGTCCGTTCTGATCAAGACGGGCAACTTTCCATTCAACGACGAATGGAAATCACTTGTTGCATCAATGGAATCAGCATTGCGCCTCTACAGGCACCGAGAGGGCACTTTGACTCGCAACTCGAAATACCTACACCAACGAACGGGTGGGTCGATCAGCAGTCTGAGTCATCTCATCCGGGTCTCCGCGATCACGGCCATCCTCAGCGGAGACGATGCGATCACACGGGAGGCACTCGACGCAGCCATTATCGACCACGCAGCGGAGTCCGCAACCAGCCACCCGATCGCCCCCAAGGCCGGGTAG
- a CDS encoding TniQ family protein — translation MTTLTSSIGNPTLPRPVRPLPNEVLAEYLARLAKANGISRARLEALLTRRGPTIRAALATSVSMSDRALAFALPELRIAGDIDAYPELLQHEVESVGPGCPLCASRHGQRISFPRVWSTHDNVVCVNHSIWLNGTAFRADPTRPIVKIVGASRADILLAHRRHQRLIHQHGRPAILQSVTDAYDIVEQWNYWRPLEAIGFRLSEIQPDEAQRGAGSASRNAAMYPEIIRLATVLSDSAWRRRLLAKDRARRGKAMLDLFELVLDGDAPYRAADPIYEWRLRQLAAADVKKLERRGS, via the coding sequence ATGACAACGCTCACCTCCAGCATCGGCAACCCAACACTTCCCCGCCCGGTGAGACCGCTGCCCAACGAAGTCCTTGCCGAATACCTCGCCCGTCTGGCGAAGGCGAACGGCATCAGCCGTGCTCGCCTGGAAGCACTTCTAACCCGCCGAGGACCAACGATAAGAGCTGCTCTCGCCACCAGCGTGTCGATGAGCGATCGAGCCCTCGCCTTCGCGCTGCCCGAACTACGAATTGCGGGCGATATCGACGCCTATCCTGAGTTGCTGCAACACGAAGTGGAATCGGTCGGGCCCGGATGTCCATTGTGCGCGTCCAGGCACGGGCAACGAATTTCTTTCCCGCGCGTCTGGTCCACCCACGACAACGTGGTGTGCGTCAACCACAGCATATGGCTCAACGGCACGGCCTTTCGTGCCGACCCAACCCGCCCGATCGTCAAAATCGTTGGCGCCTCACGTGCCGATATTCTGCTTGCACACCGGCGGCATCAACGTCTCATCCATCAACACGGCCGGCCCGCGATTCTGCAATCTGTCACCGACGCCTACGACATCGTGGAGCAGTGGAACTACTGGCGACCGCTGGAAGCGATCGGATTCCGACTCTCCGAAATCCAACCCGATGAAGCCCAACGAGGCGCGGGCAGTGCGAGCCGCAACGCAGCCATGTATCCCGAGATCATTCGGCTGGCCACCGTGCTCAGCGACTCGGCGTGGCGCAGGCGGCTGCTCGCGAAAGACAGAGCAAGACGCGGCAAGGCCATGCTCGACCTTTTTGAACTCGTCCTGGATGGCGACGCACCCTACCGTGCCGCGGATCCGATCTACGAATGGAGGCTGCGCCAATTGGCGGCAGCGGATGTCAAGAAGCTTGAGCGCAGGGGCAGTTAA
- a CDS encoding DEAD/DEAH box helicase, giving the protein MSSDAQPSTAAIGDEVRGWVDAAKAVAAARHEIAGTAGTQSAALRARTAKALRNNRYLWHVIPLRADDLPLVHAMARASCLPSIHPDFQRELDRLTTEVAAATEDLRKVTGFGRLLLFGGTRDKANQAAQFLTDYRRWFLTSGVGQAIDQAKPVDNPRIRALTVRDILTDWVGFKQQLPDHGQTAELVDSTTFAILPNATAVIHRAATEESKLRKAAVDAGNAVRAKETDRMLADMSVERLREATRDKIRVGALTDNGITTVLEVLVNEAILEHFDGIGQTSATRIRGAARTLRQNTYDEMPMRIDIKNRTPEHTEFLRHLRAWDAARRASASTADMAIVEELAPVAAAIDNTVTHAIIIPTALSTVADFRDAVQIVARAARAIADARDAATTGDPWEDFLTRPADYFALLAELGFITEDDEKTHGDLPTEIIEAVRDFELKGDYLTASLRGYQSFAARFALVQRKVIIGDEMGLGKTVEAIATLAHLRAKGDNNFLVVCPAAVVTNWVREVSAKSNLPVHRLHGPDRQWAAKNWQRNGGVGVTTFDTLRWLNDEVSVPALSCVVVDEAHYIKNPDALRTQRTAQLIDSCERAILLTGTPLENRLDEFRNLVGYLRPDLVLDANEFAPKKFRHQVAPAYLRRNQEDVLTELPELVEVDEWMPMSGDDAAAYRSAVQQRNFMAMRQATMKQGIKSTKMQRLVEIVQEAEASGRRIVVFSHFLDILSDVARHMPGRVFGPLTGSVAASQRQVMVDDFSAANKGAVLVAQIVAGGVGLNIQAASVVVICEPQLKPTTEWQAIARAHRMGQLESVQVHRLLSDEGVDQRLREILATKKELFESFARESETAASAPEAYDVTEAELARDIIAAERERLFGQSVKTAPSTAPGEPPKTSPPTEKPTVSRPATTTTESVRPIAPATRHRVVRPAPPVQNSTRSESLQDRPRRVVPERLQSPVPISDARPQTSSSAPPALRAYPVFSEPLSPISQTPADRIIENIVRIVGAEGPLTGWRLHQVYRKCATGRESHDEFSRLLNRAISAADRQQRIVSENPLNQSGNKPRTFRLRNQSSTVARELGPRTIDIVPPREVQQYCRTVSAGQSLSAGELVERVGRLLRNEHVISELQKAVLAAQRIDQKSAGTRSGDAVCPSCFTIHAGECA; this is encoded by the coding sequence ATGAGCAGCGACGCACAGCCGTCAACAGCGGCGATTGGTGATGAAGTACGAGGCTGGGTAGATGCGGCCAAGGCGGTGGCAGCTGCACGCCATGAGATTGCTGGCACGGCCGGCACCCAATCCGCCGCGCTACGAGCACGCACCGCGAAGGCGCTGCGCAACAACCGCTACCTCTGGCACGTCATCCCGCTACGCGCCGACGATCTGCCGCTTGTCCACGCCATGGCCAGGGCATCCTGCCTCCCGTCAATTCATCCGGACTTCCAGCGAGAACTTGACCGGCTCACCACCGAAGTCGCCGCGGCCACGGAGGACCTGAGGAAGGTCACGGGGTTCGGCCGCCTGCTGCTGTTCGGCGGAACCCGAGACAAAGCAAATCAAGCGGCGCAATTCCTCACCGACTACAGACGGTGGTTCCTGACTAGTGGTGTTGGACAGGCGATCGACCAGGCCAAGCCGGTCGATAATCCCCGGATCCGCGCCCTCACTGTCCGCGACATCCTGACCGACTGGGTGGGCTTCAAACAGCAGCTACCCGACCACGGCCAAACTGCCGAGCTGGTCGACTCGACGACCTTCGCGATCCTCCCGAACGCCACCGCCGTCATCCACCGTGCGGCTACCGAAGAGTCCAAGCTGCGCAAAGCTGCGGTCGACGCCGGTAACGCCGTCCGCGCCAAAGAGACCGATCGCATGCTGGCCGACATGTCAGTGGAACGGCTTCGCGAAGCCACCCGCGACAAGATCCGCGTCGGCGCTCTCACCGACAACGGCATCACCACTGTCCTCGAGGTCTTGGTGAACGAAGCAATCCTCGAGCACTTCGACGGCATTGGGCAGACGTCTGCAACCCGCATCCGCGGAGCCGCCCGGACACTGCGGCAGAACACCTACGACGAGATGCCGATGCGCATCGACATCAAGAATCGCACCCCGGAGCACACCGAGTTCCTTCGCCACCTGCGCGCGTGGGATGCGGCACGCCGGGCATCCGCGTCGACGGCCGACATGGCAATTGTCGAAGAGTTGGCGCCTGTCGCGGCCGCGATCGACAACACGGTCACCCACGCCATCATCATCCCCACCGCCTTGTCGACTGTCGCGGACTTCCGGGACGCCGTTCAGATCGTGGCCCGGGCAGCCCGAGCGATCGCCGACGCCCGAGACGCTGCGACAACCGGCGACCCCTGGGAAGACTTCCTCACCCGTCCCGCGGACTACTTCGCGCTCCTCGCTGAACTCGGATTCATCACTGAGGACGACGAGAAAACTCACGGTGACCTGCCTACCGAAATCATCGAAGCAGTACGTGATTTCGAGTTGAAGGGCGACTACCTCACTGCATCGCTACGCGGCTACCAGAGCTTTGCGGCACGTTTCGCACTGGTCCAGCGCAAGGTCATCATTGGAGACGAGATGGGCCTGGGCAAGACCGTCGAGGCTATCGCCACGCTGGCGCACCTGCGAGCAAAGGGTGACAACAACTTCCTGGTCGTGTGCCCCGCCGCCGTGGTGACCAACTGGGTTCGCGAGGTCAGCGCGAAGTCGAATCTGCCCGTACACCGTCTGCACGGCCCCGACCGGCAATGGGCGGCGAAGAACTGGCAACGCAACGGCGGCGTGGGCGTCACGACCTTCGATACGCTGCGATGGCTCAACGATGAGGTGTCGGTTCCGGCGCTCAGTTGCGTGGTCGTCGACGAAGCGCACTACATCAAGAATCCCGACGCCCTTCGCACGCAACGAACCGCACAGCTCATCGACTCGTGTGAACGGGCGATTCTGCTCACCGGCACGCCACTGGAGAATCGACTCGACGAGTTCCGCAACCTCGTCGGTTACCTCCGCCCGGACCTCGTGTTGGATGCGAACGAATTCGCGCCTAAGAAGTTTCGCCACCAGGTAGCGCCGGCATACCTACGCCGCAACCAAGAAGATGTCCTCACCGAGCTTCCCGAACTGGTGGAGGTCGATGAGTGGATGCCGATGTCAGGAGACGACGCCGCGGCGTACCGCTCCGCCGTGCAGCAGCGCAACTTCATGGCGATGCGCCAGGCCACGATGAAGCAGGGAATCAAATCGACCAAGATGCAACGCCTGGTCGAGATCGTTCAAGAGGCAGAGGCCAGCGGCCGCCGCATCGTCGTCTTTTCGCACTTCCTCGATATCTTGAGCGACGTTGCACGGCATATGCCGGGCCGGGTCTTTGGACCACTGACCGGCTCGGTCGCCGCCAGCCAACGCCAGGTAATGGTCGACGACTTCTCAGCTGCCAACAAGGGCGCCGTGCTGGTGGCCCAAATCGTTGCTGGCGGAGTGGGTCTCAACATCCAGGCGGCTTCGGTCGTTGTGATCTGCGAACCGCAGCTCAAACCAACCACCGAGTGGCAAGCTATCGCACGCGCGCATCGCATGGGCCAGCTCGAATCCGTTCAAGTCCACCGACTTCTGTCCGACGAAGGAGTCGACCAGAGGCTTCGTGAGATTCTGGCCACCAAGAAGGAACTCTTCGAAAGCTTTGCCCGCGAAAGCGAAACCGCAGCAAGCGCCCCGGAAGCCTACGACGTCACCGAGGCCGAGCTCGCACGCGACATCATCGCTGCCGAACGCGAGCGACTTTTCGGTCAATCGGTGAAGACCGCGCCCTCGACAGCGCCAGGTGAGCCACCGAAGACGTCGCCCCCGACTGAGAAGCCCACCGTATCTCGACCGGCAACGACCACGACAGAATCCGTCAGACCGATTGCGCCAGCGACTCGGCACCGCGTTGTGAGACCTGCACCGCCAGTGCAGAATTCGACCCGGTCAGAGAGCCTCCAGGACCGACCGCGTCGCGTGGTTCCAGAACGCCTTCAATCACCGGTTCCGATCAGCGATGCGCGGCCGCAGACCTCCAGCTCTGCACCTCCCGCGCTGCGGGCGTATCCCGTCTTCTCTGAGCCTTTATCGCCGATCTCCCAAACACCGGCCGACCGCATCATCGAGAATATCGTTCGCATCGTGGGTGCGGAAGGTCCTCTGACTGGGTGGCGGCTGCACCAGGTCTACCGAAAGTGCGCGACGGGCCGAGAGTCTCACGATGAGTTCTCGCGTCTGCTCAATCGGGCTATTTCAGCTGCAGACCGGCAGCAGCGCATCGTCTCGGAAAACCCATTGAACCAGTCCGGCAACAAACCACGGACTTTCAGACTGCGGAACCAGTCATCAACCGTCGCACGTGAACTCGGCCCGAGGACCATCGATATTGTGCCTCCGAGGGAGGTGCAGCAGTACTGCCGCACCGTGTCCGCCGGCCAATCGCTATCGGCTGGCGAACTTGTGGAACGGGTGGGCAGGCTGCTCCGCAACGAGCACGTCATAAGCGAGCTTCAGAAAGCGGTGCTCGCGGCCCAGCGCATAGATCAGAAGTCCGCTGGCACACGCTCAGGTGACGCGGTGTGTCCGTCGTGCTTTACGATCCATGCCGGCGAGTGCGCTTGA